The region CGATTCTCCCCATATCGCCCGCAACGCCATCAATTCGGACTGAAAATCATTTCCCGCGATTAATTTTAGACCCATTTCTTCCATGGCCATTACTCTCCATAGAACCTCACGTTGGCGTTCCTCACGCTCGGCGGTTTCACGCAGCACTTTTTCTAAACGAGCGTCTATCTGGGTTCGAGATAATTCTAGGGCATTCAACAAATCCGTTGAACGCCGTTCCAGACGTTCACCCCAGAGAGCCTGAGACGATGCGACCACATCAGCCAAGTCTTTTGAATCACGCTTCTCGCTTATTTCCCGCCATGATGCTAATTTCACGCGCAGCATAAACCACGCAAAAAATATTGCCGGAATCAACACCACAAACAACAACCACGCCGAAATACGAAAGTCGGTACGCCCCGCCAATTGTTCAAGCCAGCGTGCTTGTGACGATTCAACAGTTTTGGTCAAGTCCTGGGAACGTTGCTCCAGTAGTTCATTCCAGCGTGCTTGCGATGATTCAATAATTTTGGCCAACTCTTCAGAATTTGGTTTTGCAAAGGAAGAGATGGGTACTTCCAATTGTGATTTTGAATCCGAACGTAACACAAGCAAGATAATTAAACACAGGATAATCAGTAATAAAAAAAAGCGCAGTGAAGAACGAAAATCTAAACGCCGTTCCAGCAATTCACCCCAGCGGGCATGAGACGATTCAATGGTTTTTACCAGGTCATGCGCGTTTCGTTCCAGGCGTTGATTCCACTGCGCCAAGGACGATTCCATGGTCTTGGCCATCTGTTCCGAATATTGCTGCCACTGCGTGTTCAAATGAACCGCCTGCGTAGCCAATGCCTCGGCTACCTCGGAAGGCTTTGGTGCTGCAGTCATTTTTAGCAACCATTGATAGTCAGTAACCACCAATCGTTCCAGGCGTGGATCGCGGACAAGGATAACTTGCCAACGTTCTTCCGTCGATTTTGCGAGCAATTCTTCAAGTAGCTCCCTGCTCTCCAGGCAG is a window of Gammaproteobacteria bacterium DNA encoding:
- a CDS encoding hypothetical protein (Evidence 5 : Unknown function), with the protein product MSWKARLDHLIADGEQATCLESRELLEELLAKSTEERWQVILVRDPRLERLVVTDYQWLLKMTAAPKPSEVAEALATQAVHLNTQWQQYSEQMAKTMESSLAQWNQRLERNAHDLVKTIESSHARWGELLERRLDFRSSLRFFLLLIILCLIILLVLRSDSKSQLEVPISSFAKPNSEELAKIIESSQARWNELLEQRSQDLTKTVESSQARWLEQLAGRTDFRISAWLLFVVLIPAIFFAWFMLRVKLASWREISEKRDSKDLADVVASSQALWGERLERRSTDLLNALELSRTQIDARLEKVLRETAEREERQREVLWRVMAMEEMGLKLIAGNDFQSELMALRAIWGESKLLTRLAPTAVHGVSGRPLLLVTLEHLYGDLLIQREDQKATRRYFWNAWWPFSYKGAKTRNRTEKIENRVARALRELRRGNWNSGIDELVSIDYAPIRHWTETARARVELEAWYAELRQEAWGQHLGSEQKPKPLTSPICFKTCRIPFCKPNRLCLKKLLIRFKK